GGAGCAGTGGGAGTGGCAGTCTGGGAATCTGCGGGCGGCGCTGCGGTGGTTGCTCCAGCGGGGCCAGCGTGAGGAGGCCTTGCGACTGATGGTCGCGCTGGAGCAGTTCTGGCTGCGAACAGACCAGGGGAACGAGGGGCTCCGTTTGCTGGTACAGGCGTTGGAGACCCCGGCGACAGGTGCGGGGCCGATCTCGGCGCCGCTCAAAGCCAGGGCCATGCGGGTGCGTGAACGCCTGCAAGATCAGCAGCATGGCGAGAGGCCAGCGCCAGGGCTGGTCGAGGGAGCCGCCCAGGCAAGGACGCCCCTGCGACTGAAAAGTCGAGCTCAAGAGCGCGCGCGCGGTGGGAACCTGGAGGGGCAGCGACCGATCTGCGCAGTACCGGCGCGCGACGGGTTGGCGAGCAGGTCACAGGATGCAGGTGCTCCCCCCTGTTATGAAATGTTGACGGCACGTGAAGTGGAGGTGATGCACCTGCTGGCGCTGGGGCTCAGGAATGCCGAGATTGCCGAGCGCCTGGTGGTAAGCCCGCATACTGTGAATGGCCATGTGCAATCGATCTATGGCAAGTTGGGGGTCAATTCGCGCAGTGCGGTAACTCGCTATGCGCTGAAGTACCAACTGGTATAGCGAGTCCTCTCCTCCACTCGATTCATGTCACGTGCATCTGCATCAATTTTGCAAGCAGGCGCTATGGTAATATTGAAACGGCGAGCTAGATGAGGTGAAGCGAGATCATATCACAAATTGATCACATCTTTTACAAATCTTTACATAGGTAACGCTATGACATTGTAGAAAGGATGCGGTATTTGGTATACTTGTGAATGGTTTCCCTCTCGTTCTCAGTTCGAATTGAAAGGCTATGTCAATAGAGGCGCCGTCGGGGTGAAAGGAGCTCTATCTCAGGGCGGATAAAAACGAAGGTGAAAAAGATGCAGACTCCGGTTAGCTTACGTATTAGCGTTCATATCGAGCAACCAGATATTCAGTCCCTGGTCCAGACCATGCTCTCCCAGGCTGGGCATCACTGCCTACTGGATCGTCCAGGTGAGCACTCCCTGGCAGTCTACTTGCAGACTATCCTTGACGAGCTGCGCCAGGAGCCCTCCTCTGCCTATGATGCACTGATTGTTGGGGCAGCAGAGGTGGAGACGCTCATCGATCCGGCGGTACTCTTAGCGCTGGTGCATCTGCAAGGGTCCAGGCCTGTTCCCATCCTACTAATCAGCAATGCCGGTAGCTGGCAGCTGCGCACCTGGCTGACCTTTGAGAAGGTGCTGCTGCTGCCAGAGAATCATTCCATGCATCACTTCTTCCTGGCGCTTGGCCGGCTCACAGAGACCTTTGCCGGAATGCCCAATCCCATCTTTGAACAGCTGAGTCCAGGCACGGCAGAGCGCTATGTCGCCATAATGGACGATTATGAACAGCTGGTGGCAGGGGAACGGAGTCGCATCGCGGTCCGTCATCGCTGGTTGGATCAGCGGCAGGAATGGTTGGAGCAGAGGCGAGCGTGGCTGGAAGAGAGACAAGTCTGGTTGGAGATCAAGGAGCGAGCGCCAGATCCCCAACACGAGTGGCTCCAGGAGCAGCACGCCTGGCTGGAGAAGCAAAAGCGCGAAGTCGAGATCGAGCTGAGAAAAGTGAAGGATCTACGCATGTGGCTGAAGCTGTATCAACAGCGGATTGACGAGGAGCATCCGCCTTACAAAAGTGCTGTCCAGTAGGCAGGTGGTGGAGAACGATGCTGAGAAATCCTCCCAGAGGCACAATCCACCCTCCTGCCTATCTACTGTGAAGATCGGATCGTCGAGGCGATCTCTATCCACATTATTTAAGACCCCGACCGCTGTTTTTAACATACTCTTTTTGCATTCGAGATGACATCTTAGAACGCGCTATTTTATTGCGCATGATTTCTTTGGGCAACGAGTCCATCAGGATAAACACACCATAATGCCGGGCGCTATTGATGTGGCGCTAGCGGTGAACGCAATAGCTAAAGACAGTGCATTCTAAGGATGTATAGCGGTGGTCAGGCAGGTAAACTAGAACCATGGTTGCAATACCATGATGCCCTGGAGAACTATGAACGACTCGATGAACGAAAGCGGTATGCAAAAGCAAAGGAGATGTAGATATGCGTGATAGAAGGGAACAACGGCGAGAAGCTCGCCAGGAGAGGCGTGATGGACCGTTTGGTGGTGGCCTGGATAAGGCCCACTATCAGATGCGGGAGAAGCTGGTATCCATGGGCGATGATTACTGGATCGAGAACGATCGCGGCGAACGGGTCTTCAAAGTGGACGGCAAAGCCTTGCGCGTCCGCCAGACGCTGATTTTCGAGGATCGTAGCGGGCGGGAACTGGCTAAGATTCAGGAACGTATGCTTCGCGTCAAGGACAGTATGGAAATCGAGGATGCTGCCGGCCATCAAATGGCGACGGTCAAGAAGGCCTTAATTACTCCCCTGCGCGATCGCTGGACCGTCAAGATCAGAGGCGGACCCGACCTCGAGGTAAAGGGCAATATTGTCGACCACGAGTACAGCATTGGCGAGGGCCGCGAAAAAGTAGCCGAGGTCTCCAAAAAGTGGTTCCGCATGCGCGATACCTACGGTGTGGAGATCGAGCCGGGGCAGAATGATGCCCTCATTCTGGCAGTCGCCGCCTGCATCGACCAGATGGCCCACTAACCTGTCAGCGGGGTCACTGCATCGGAGTAAAGGAGAAGCACACATGCGCGATCGCTTGAGTACCCAGAGCCGCCCGGCGCGCATTCCGCAGGCCTTTACTCATCTTGCTTTGATTCGAGCCTGCCATGCTTTGGATCCAGCCCTCGACGGCGCCTGGCCCTCCTTGGCCCAGGCGTAAGGGCCGATTGATCGGCCCTTACGATGAACGGAATAATTTGTTAAAACTCATCATAGTTCCATTCATATCAGCAGGCAGCTTCCGGGTATCCAGAAGCTGCCAACCGGCTATCTCTGTGCGACCGCTTCCTCACCAAACATTTCGCGCAGCTCATTTTCCTGCTCTTTGGACAGGTTGGTCTGCACGATCTGGAATTTCTGGCCCCTGACAGCTTCAATCAGCTTGTCAACAACGGCTCCGCTCGTCAAGAGGAAAAGCGCCGAGGTGCCAGGCGTCACCTTGGAACGCACCGAGTTGATGAAGTTCTCATCAATGCCATAGTGCGCAAAATGTCCGGCGAGCGCGCCTGCCGCGGCTCCTACCGCCATGCCGAAGAACGGGACGAAGAAAAGCAGGCCAAAGAGCAGACCCCAGAACGCGCCGCCCAGGGCACCGGTTCCGGTGGCCAATCCCTGACTGAGTTGTTTGGTTTTGGGTCGCCTGGCTCCCTCGGGCCAGGTCACAATCGCACCATCTTCAATCTGGATCAACTGCTGCTTTTGCAGATTTTGTAGCGTAGAGAGCATCGTCGTGGCTCCCTCAGCCGTTGGAAACTCCAGTACCGTTAACGTTGCCATGCTCACTCACTCCTTTCGAGTTGTTACTAGACAAGTAGGTGAAATCCAGAAGGCATGTCCTCTGGACCAGTAGCTGATAGAGAATGCGCTTCATAAGTTACGTAGCCCTTCCTATCGCTCAACCAAGTATAAGGTCTGAAGCTGACAAAGACATGCTTAGAATACACTGTTTTCGTTCATATGAACGGCGAAAGGCGGGCAACCGTAGAGTGCCGATTCATCCAGTACGTGCCAGGCCCCTACGGGATTCGATAAAAAACAGTGTGTTCTCGCGATGTGTATGTAGCCTTGGGCTTGTAGACTTAAGAGGAGTGGTGAAGTTTCTTGTGGCAGTTGTTGAGATCGTTTCAACGACATTTTTTCCAGAAGGATACGACACACCGCTGTGTTTATCGTTTTCAGCATATCGAAAGGAGTCACTGCAAATGAATGGGTTTGTTCAAGCGAAAGAACGTCCCCTGGGAGTCACTATTCTCGCGATCCTGGCCGGTATTGCTGCCGTTCTGGCCGCATTCCATACGCTTCAGTTTCTGGGGATCATTCCTTTCTTCATCGGCCCTGTTGCCATCCGATCGTTCAACTTCTGGTATGCCCTGATGTGGGGTCTGATGGTCTGGGTC
The nucleotide sequence above comes from Ktedonobacteraceae bacterium. Encoded proteins:
- a CDS encoding LURP-one-related family protein — protein: MRDRREQRREARQERRDGPFGGGLDKAHYQMREKLVSMGDDYWIENDRGERVFKVDGKALRVRQTLIFEDRSGRELAKIQERMLRVKDSMEIEDAAGHQMATVKKALITPLRDRWTVKIRGGPDLEVKGNIVDHEYSIGEGREKVAEVSKKWFRMRDTYGVEIEPGQNDALILAVAACIDQMAH
- a CDS encoding DUF1269 domain-containing protein, whose translation is MATLTVLEFPTAEGATTMLSTLQNLQKQQLIQIEDGAIVTWPEGARRPKTKQLSQGLATGTGALGGAFWGLLFGLLFFVPFFGMAVGAAAGALAGHFAHYGIDENFINSVRSKVTPGTSALFLLTSGAVVDKLIEAVRGQKFQIVQTNLSKEQENELREMFGEEAVAQR